One window from the genome of Ktedonobacterales bacterium encodes:
- a CDS encoding serine/threonine-protein kinase encodes MNQQEQTGAPQAPAWQCSNPACQTTFATPVQQCLTCGALPKGALLSERFRIEALLGRGGMGAVYRASDLALGRLVALKVLAPNAGLAGDAPKELRARFFREARLAAQLDHPNIVPVLHFDIDGPLAYLVMPLLTGGTLGRRMRPKQPADPVVAAAWLHQIAAALDFAHQRPQPIVHRDVKPSNLLFHEDGRLCLADFGIARVVAGSESGEAAHLTRTGIVMGSLSYMAPEQINGHAVPASDQYSAGVLLYELLVGALPFEASDSYGLIIQQVSATPPLPSEHAPGLPRGVDAVVMRALEKQPEERFPTVGALAEAFEATLSGAPTAQSVRSARARVTLPVAPPPPFERDDEQDDDHPFADDLRGELPTQAATILRAAPGGWGAPPYQPPGPPRRRNWWIPALFIGLVAMLVCVVALAGLSRLGQGANTRISQTNTATAQSPTPTATPTDAERYTRLLAAAESNDPILQQSLHRNDHKGWHVSSPGSFANDGLRLPTRALFKRDNNNNTVPATTEQRLAFCAVEVTISVSSASVIYGLGFFPPNAAGYALLLNAAGGYAVMVADPNNTSQAQDETPDARLALTPDAPAALEVIIQGNQFAIFLDHTFIAIAPFSPDYSDASVFALFSVVRNDLPPATVLFSNLTIYPLS; translated from the coding sequence ATGAATCAGCAAGAACAGACTGGCGCTCCTCAAGCGCCTGCCTGGCAATGCAGTAATCCTGCTTGCCAGACGACCTTTGCCACGCCTGTGCAGCAATGCCTGACCTGTGGCGCGCTGCCGAAGGGCGCGCTGCTCAGTGAGCGTTTTCGCATAGAGGCGCTGCTGGGGCGCGGCGGCATGGGCGCGGTGTATCGCGCCAGCGATCTGGCGCTGGGGCGTCTGGTGGCGCTCAAGGTGCTGGCCCCCAACGCGGGGCTGGCGGGCGACGCGCCGAAGGAACTGCGCGCGCGTTTCTTCCGCGAGGCGCGGCTGGCGGCCCAGCTTGACCACCCCAATATCGTGCCGGTGCTGCACTTCGATATTGATGGCCCGCTGGCTTATCTGGTGATGCCGCTGCTGACGGGTGGCACGCTTGGCAGACGTATGCGCCCGAAGCAGCCCGCTGATCCTGTCGTGGCGGCTGCCTGGCTCCATCAGATCGCCGCCGCGCTGGATTTCGCGCACCAGCGCCCTCAGCCGATTGTTCACCGCGATGTGAAGCCCAGCAACCTGCTCTTTCACGAGGATGGTCGGCTGTGCCTGGCCGATTTCGGCATTGCGCGGGTCGTCGCGGGTTCAGAGTCGGGCGAGGCGGCCCACCTGACACGCACAGGCATTGTGATGGGCAGCCTGTCGTATATGGCCCCGGAACAGATCAACGGGCACGCGGTTCCGGCCAGCGATCAATACAGCGCGGGTGTGCTGCTCTATGAACTGCTGGTGGGCGCGCTGCCTTTCGAGGCGTCGGACAGTTATGGGCTGATTATTCAGCAGGTCAGCGCCACACCGCCGCTGCCGAGCGAACACGCGCCCGGCCTGCCGCGTGGGGTTGATGCGGTGGTGATGCGCGCGCTGGAGAAACAGCCGGAAGAGCGTTTCCCGACGGTGGGGGCGCTGGCTGAGGCGTTCGAGGCAACGCTGAGCGGAGCGCCAACGGCGCAGAGCGTCAGGTCGGCCAGGGCGCGCGTCACGCTGCCGGTTGCGCCGCCCCCGCCCTTCGAGCGTGACGATGAGCAGGACGACGATCACCCCTTTGCTGATGATCTGCGCGGCGAGCTTCCAACCCAGGCGGCGACGATCCTGCGGGCCGCGCCTGGAGGATGGGGCGCGCCGCCCTATCAGCCGCCCGGCCCGCCGCGCCGCCGCAACTGGTGGATACCCGCCCTCTTTATCGGGCTGGTGGCGATGCTGGTGTGCGTGGTGGCGCTGGCCGGATTGAGCAGGCTGGGCCAGGGCGCCAACACCCGCATTTCCCAGACGAACACCGCGACGGCGCAATCGCCTACACCAACGGCGACGCCAACCGACGCCGAGCGATATACCCGCCTGTTGGCGGCTGCCGAGAGCAACGACCCCATCCTCCAGCAGAGTCTGCACAGAAACGATCATAAAGGCTGGCACGTCTCTTCGCCGGGATCATTTGCGAACGATGGCCTGCGCCTGCCTACCCGCGCCCTTTTCAAGCGGGATAACAATAATAACACCGTGCCCGCGACGACTGAGCAGCGGCTGGCTTTTTGCGCTGTGGAGGTGACGATTAGTGTCAGCAGCGCCAGCGTGATCTATGGACTGGGCTTTTTCCCCCCTAATGCCGCAGGATACGCCTTGCTTCTCAACGCTGCCGGAGGCTATGCGGTGATGGTGGCCGACCCGAATAATACGAGCCAGGCCCAGGATGAGACGCCAGACGCGCGTCTGGCGCTGACTCCTGATGCACCCGCTGCCCTGGAAGTCATCATTCAGGGCAACCAGTTTGCTATCTTTCTCGATCACACCTTCATCGCCATCGCGCCCTTTTCGCCTGACTATTCCGACGCGTCGGTTTTTGCCCTCTTCAGCGTCGTCAGGAACGACCTGCCGCCTGCCACGGTGCTGTTCAGCAACTTGACGATCTATCCCCTCTCTTAA
- a CDS encoding Uma2 family endonuclease, giving the protein MAATLHYKIIKEPGILLSAEEYSQLPDAPGWYTELDKGRVVYMPAVKDHRHGWILDNLVGEFSPYVKRQQLGRLTYQQEGYDISRPGDEGETVWMPDLGFVSKERLPIVEAARAQKKYAPLAPDLAVEIVSPSQTRSELAERVQRWLAAGTRLMWVIWPDEQKVDVWTSDEALRTLNASDLLDGLDAAPGFTMPVADLFVFV; this is encoded by the coding sequence ATGGCAGCCACGCTGCACTATAAGATTATCAAAGAGCCTGGCATCCTGCTCAGCGCCGAAGAATATAGTCAGCTTCCCGATGCGCCCGGCTGGTACACGGAGCTTGACAAGGGGAGAGTGGTCTACATGCCCGCCGTCAAGGATCATCGGCATGGCTGGATTCTGGATAATCTGGTCGGCGAGTTTTCGCCGTATGTGAAGCGACAGCAGCTAGGGCGGCTCACCTACCAGCAAGAGGGCTACGATATTAGCCGGCCAGGCGATGAAGGCGAAACGGTCTGGATGCCTGATCTTGGCTTCGTCTCCAAAGAGCGGCTGCCCATCGTCGAAGCTGCAAGAGCGCAGAAGAAGTACGCGCCTCTCGCGCCCGATCTGGCCGTTGAGATCGTTTCACCGAGCCAGACGCGCTCTGAGCTTGCCGAGCGGGTGCAGCGATGGCTGGCCGCCGGGACGCGGCTGATGTGGGTGATCTGGCCCGACGAGCAGAAAGTGGACGTGTGGACCTCCGATGAAGCCCTGCGCACGCTCAATGCGAGCGATCTACTGGATGGGCTGGATGCAGCGCCGGGGTTCACAATGCCAGTAGCTGATTTGTTCGTGTTTGTATAG
- the gcvT gene encoding glycine cleavage system aminomethyltransferase GcvT, translating into MSNATQPAPALKRTPLYDLHLESGGRMVEFGGWEMPVQYRGIIEEHQAVRTRAGLFDVSHMGEFRIEGPGALDFLQHLVPNNVARLAINQTLYTQLCLPSGGTIDDCTLYRLAEQRFLLVVNASTCDKDWAWVNQHATSFDLTTLENATDEIALFAFQGPQAEAILQPLADTDLAAIPYYHCLPGAIAGIPALISRTGYTGEDGFELYHHATDAPELWRVILEAGQASGALPIGLGARDTLRLEAGFCLYGHELTEEITPLEAALGWSVKLDKGVDFIGCEALARQKQEGLKRKRIGIEMTDRSVPRAGYALLADGQPVGELTSGTLGPSLNKTIGMGYVPPDYAKAGTALEVEIRGKRVGAAVVSLPFYKRPR; encoded by the coding sequence ATGAGCAACGCAACGCAGCCTGCTCCCGCGCTGAAGCGTACACCACTCTACGACCTGCACCTGGAATCGGGCGGGCGCATGGTCGAGTTCGGCGGCTGGGAAATGCCGGTACAGTATCGCGGCATTATCGAAGAACACCAGGCCGTTCGCACCCGCGCCGGGTTGTTCGATGTCAGCCACATGGGCGAGTTCCGCATCGAAGGGCCGGGCGCGCTGGACTTCTTGCAGCATCTCGTGCCGAACAACGTCGCAAGGCTGGCAATCAATCAGACGCTCTATACCCAGCTTTGCCTGCCCAGTGGTGGGACTATTGACGATTGCACCCTCTATCGCCTGGCTGAGCAGCGTTTTCTGCTCGTCGTCAACGCTTCCACCTGCGACAAAGACTGGGCCTGGGTCAACCAGCACGCCACCAGCTTTGATCTGACCACGCTGGAAAACGCCACCGACGAAATCGCCCTCTTTGCCTTCCAGGGACCGCAGGCCGAGGCCATCCTGCAACCTCTCGCAGACACCGACCTGGCTGCCATTCCGTATTATCATTGCCTCCCCGGAGCCATCGCTGGCATCCCCGCGCTGATCTCGCGCACCGGCTATACCGGCGAAGACGGCTTCGAGTTGTATCACCATGCCACAGATGCCCCGGAGCTATGGCGCGTCATTCTGGAGGCCGGACAGGCCAGCGGCGCGCTGCCGATTGGCCTGGGCGCGCGCGATACCCTGCGGCTGGAAGCGGGCTTTTGCCTTTATGGACACGAACTGACCGAAGAGATCACCCCGCTGGAGGCCGCGCTGGGCTGGAGCGTGAAGCTGGACAAAGGCGTTGATTTTATCGGGTGCGAAGCACTGGCACGCCAGAAGCAGGAAGGGCTGAAGCGCAAGAGGATCGGTATCGAGATGACGGATCGCAGCGTGCCACGCGCAGGCTATGCCCTGCTGGCAGACGGCCAGCCGGTGGGCGAACTGACCAGCGGCACACTTGGCCCCAGCCTGAATAAGACGATTGGCATGGGCTACGTCCCGCCTGACTATGCGAAAGCAGGAACGGCGCTGGAAGTCGAGATTCGCGGCAAGAGGGTCGGCGCAGCGGTCGTCTCCCTGCCATTTTATAAACGCCCTCGATAA
- a CDS encoding alkaline phosphatase family protein, translating to MFNHASISAVNGSTFSERFVKPLYDSYCFSNLPAAIARLLTGQGPSPLPPDVFGDLPTRYDTVIFLFADAFGWRFFERYADQYSILKTMITDGVVSKLTSQFPSTTSAHMTTIHTGLNVGQSGVYEWYYYEPLVDTIISPLRFAYGSDRNTPDTLRRSAVPPPAFFPEQTLYQSLQAQGVASHVFQWHHYAHSTYSEIVGRGAALHAYTSLQEAFSSLAELVTARVAGPTYYFLYFDRIDSIGHAAGPTSKRFDETVESYLTALDQCLYQRVRGKAGKALLILTADHGQVDVDPLATCYLNLQIPELARAFRTNAQGAPIVPAGSPRDMFLYIQEEQLAESLALLQQRLAGKAEVYPVQELLAQGFFGPQAPSPALSGRLGNVVILPYAGETVWWLEPGVYDMTFFGHHGGLTPHEMEIPLLLLPL from the coding sequence ATGTTCAATCACGCTTCAATCAGCGCCGTCAACGGTTCGACCTTCTCTGAACGATTTGTCAAACCCCTCTACGACTCCTATTGCTTCTCCAACCTGCCCGCAGCCATTGCCCGGCTCCTCACCGGCCAGGGGCCATCTCCTCTGCCGCCCGATGTTTTCGGTGATCTGCCCACCCGCTATGACACGGTGATTTTTCTCTTTGCTGACGCCTTTGGCTGGCGCTTCTTCGAGCGTTACGCCGACCAGTACAGCATCCTCAAGACGATGATCACAGACGGCGTGGTTTCCAAACTCACCTCCCAATTCCCCTCCACCACCTCCGCGCATATGACCACCATTCATACCGGCCTGAACGTGGGGCAGAGCGGAGTCTATGAATGGTACTATTACGAGCCGCTCGTTGATACGATCATTTCGCCGCTGCGCTTCGCCTATGGCAGCGATAGAAATACGCCCGACACCCTCCGGCGCTCTGCCGTCCCGCCGCCTGCTTTTTTCCCTGAGCAGACGCTGTACCAATCGCTCCAGGCGCAGGGGGTCGCCTCCCATGTCTTCCAATGGCATCACTACGCCCACTCGACCTACAGCGAGATCGTTGGCCGGGGCGCGGCGCTCCACGCCTACACGTCGCTTCAAGAAGCGTTCTCCAGCCTGGCCGAACTCGTAACGGCCAGAGTCGCAGGCCCGACCTATTATTTTCTCTACTTTGACCGCATTGACAGCATCGGCCACGCTGCCGGACCAACCTCAAAGCGTTTCGACGAAACCGTCGAAAGCTATCTCACCGCCCTTGACCAGTGCTTGTACCAGCGGGTGCGCGGCAAAGCGGGCAAAGCCCTGTTGATCCTGACCGCCGATCATGGGCAGGTGGATGTGGACCCGCTGGCAACCTGCTACCTCAATCTCCAGATCCCGGAACTGGCGCGCGCCTTCAGAACGAACGCGCAAGGCGCGCCAATCGTCCCGGCAGGCTCCCCACGCGACATGTTTCTCTATATACAGGAAGAGCAGCTTGCAGAATCGCTTGCCCTGCTCCAGCAGCGCCTGGCAGGCAAGGCCGAAGTCTATCCGGTTCAGGAATTGCTCGCGCAGGGCTTCTTCGGGCCACAGGCACCATCGCCAGCGTTGTCAGGCCGCCTGGGCAACGTCGTCATTCTGCCCTACGCGGGGGAAACGGTCTGGTGGTTGGAGCCAGGCGTCTATGACATGACCTTCTTTGGGCATCATGGCGGGCTGACGCCCCACGAAATGGAGATACCGCTGCTGCTCTTGCCGCTCTGA
- a CDS encoding alpha/beta fold hydrolase, whose protein sequence is MEKTYSEELVWIQSEDGIRLNGAVIRPIGPSKPVVVVHVPGWDISFAHPLHLLVSRALAGQGYASVTGNNRGWAFGEIVEQHGGYTVIGAGWERFQDCPLDIGAWVDFALGLGFRGVALLGHSLGSAKIVAYQAQRQHPQVAGLVCASPAPITFPPIAAEVRATAQRLVEQGRGSELLPWGSFGPDGTLSARTLLDWTPEARAALGMFGVTTPEPLIGQIRCPLLLFYGTGGDVGGAQELERIRSQATAASRVDTRLFVGANHPYSGHEQEVGAGIAAWLDTLL, encoded by the coding sequence ATGGAGAAGACCTATAGCGAAGAGTTAGTCTGGATTCAGAGTGAAGATGGCATACGGCTCAACGGGGCGGTTATCCGGCCCATCGGACCCAGCAAGCCTGTCGTGGTGGTGCATGTCCCCGGCTGGGACATCAGTTTCGCGCATCCGCTGCACCTGCTGGTCAGCCGGGCGCTGGCTGGTCAGGGTTATGCGTCTGTGACGGGCAATAATCGCGGCTGGGCCTTTGGCGAGATCGTCGAGCAACACGGCGGCTACACGGTCATTGGGGCTGGCTGGGAACGCTTTCAAGATTGCCCGCTGGATATTGGGGCGTGGGTAGATTTCGCGCTGGGCCTTGGGTTTCGGGGTGTCGCGCTGCTGGGGCATAGCCTGGGCAGCGCGAAAATCGTCGCCTATCAAGCGCAGCGCCAGCATCCACAGGTTGCGGGGCTGGTCTGCGCTTCACCTGCGCCGATCACATTCCCGCCTATCGCCGCTGAGGTACGTGCGACAGCGCAGCGGCTGGTTGAGCAAGGGCGCGGCAGCGAACTGCTGCCCTGGGGATCGTTTGGCCCGGATGGCACGCTCAGCGCCCGAACGCTGCTCGATTGGACCCCTGAAGCTCGCGCGGCGCTTGGTATGTTTGGCGTGACGACACCGGAGCCGCTGATTGGGCAGATTCGCTGCCCGCTGCTGCTGTTCTATGGGACCGGGGGAGATGTTGGCGGCGCGCAAGAGCTAGAACGCATTCGGAGCCAGGCGACGGCTGCCAGCCGCGTTGATACCCGACTGTTCGTGGGCGCGAATCACCCGTACAGCGGGCATGAACAGGAGGTAGGCGCGGGCATTGCCGCCTGGTTAGATACGCTGCTCTGA
- a CDS encoding GAF domain-containing protein: MNEQRQQHEPRPEPADPNRGRAPGGSRSKTTKELEAVFQRLIANAVTLTGAREGTMTVLSPTSKRLIPLVAYCPEGPQPSQREYASIARWVAAHRAPVIVDQAATDPRMQTPGAAPSGSLVSVPVLAGQEVLGTLMLSNSIRPLAFNRAHLKLLEALADLAAATILQARQREAASKQAQILTTVVEVGRALSNTNDGRQILSLTTTGIRKLIRCEEAVLFSYEVDTNELRGVAGLGTLSARLAEQRIHMDDPQSVTAWVARQRRPLLHSAGSRAFVGPVTDTLLTREDLALMAVPLVAQDQLWGVITLARPEAFDKHDLGTMLNLGNFVAPALAQANRDGPIL, translated from the coding sequence ATGAACGAGCAAAGGCAGCAGCACGAGCCACGACCAGAGCCAGCGGACCCGAATCGAGGGAGAGCGCCTGGCGGCTCTCGCAGCAAAACCACCAAAGAGCTAGAAGCGGTCTTCCAGCGGCTCATAGCGAACGCCGTGACGTTGACCGGCGCGCGCGAGGGAACGATGACCGTTCTCTCTCCAACCAGCAAGAGGTTGATACCTCTGGTGGCCTATTGTCCTGAAGGCCCCCAGCCTTCCCAGCGCGAATACGCCTCGATTGCCCGCTGGGTCGCCGCGCATCGCGCTCCAGTGATTGTCGATCAGGCAGCCACCGATCCACGCATGCAGACGCCAGGGGCCGCCCCGTCTGGCTCGCTGGTGAGCGTGCCGGTGCTGGCCGGTCAGGAAGTGCTGGGAACCCTGATGCTCTCTAACTCCATCAGACCTCTCGCGTTCAACCGCGCGCACCTGAAGCTGCTGGAAGCTCTGGCAGACCTGGCAGCAGCCACGATCCTCCAGGCGCGGCAGCGAGAAGCCGCCTCCAAACAGGCGCAGATACTCACAACCGTGGTGGAAGTCGGGCGGGCGCTGAGCAATACCAACGATGGGCGTCAGATCCTCAGCCTCACCACCACAGGGATTCGGAAGCTCATCCGCTGCGAGGAAGCCGTTCTCTTCAGCTATGAGGTGGATACCAACGAACTCAGGGGGGTAGCCGGACTGGGTACGCTGAGCGCCCGCCTGGCGGAGCAGCGCATCCACATGGACGACCCTCAATCGGTCACGGCCTGGGTGGCGCGCCAGCGCCGCCCCCTGCTGCACTCCGCTGGCTCGCGGGCCTTTGTCGGCCCGGTCACAGATACCCTGCTGACCAGAGAAGACCTCGCGCTGATGGCCGTGCCGCTGGTCGCGCAGGACCAGCTTTGGGGAGTCATCACCCTGGCGCGCCCGGAAGCATTCGACAAACATGACCTGGGTACCATGCTCAACCTGGGCAACTTTGTCGCCCCCGCCCTGGCGCAAGCCAACCGCGACGGACCCATCCTTTGA
- a CDS encoding TlyA family RNA methyltransferase, translating to MAALLVERGIFESEAEARRWVMAGQVLVNGQPMDKPGMPAPSDALLRVRGRRRYASRGGLKLEATLDHFAVSAAGRVALDSGASTGGFTDCLLQHGAALVYAVEAGYGQLVGRLRAHPRVRNLERTNLGDASLLALEPRPTLITLDLSYLSLTRALPIAAKMLAPEGEVLALLKPLFEVESAQARRSGQVDDPALLMEALRQVLEAGAAAGLTTLGTAKLALRPRLGVSEFFVYFGRGKGYSPWQYDDAALTEIITLPGIGSAEEEG from the coding sequence CTGGCGGCGCTGCTGGTCGAACGTGGCATCTTTGAGAGCGAAGCGGAAGCGCGGCGCTGGGTGATGGCCGGGCAGGTGCTGGTCAATGGTCAGCCGATGGATAAGCCGGGCATGCCCGCGCCGTCTGATGCCCTTTTGCGCGTGCGCGGACGCCGCCGCTACGCCAGTCGCGGCGGCTTGAAGCTGGAGGCCACGCTCGATCACTTTGCTGTCTCCGCTGCCGGGCGCGTGGCGCTGGACAGCGGCGCGTCAACCGGCGGCTTCACAGATTGTTTATTGCAGCATGGCGCGGCGCTGGTCTACGCGGTTGAGGCCGGGTACGGTCAATTGGTGGGCCGTCTGCGCGCCCACCCCAGGGTACGCAATCTGGAGCGCACCAACCTGGGCGATGCTTCTCTGCTGGCGCTGGAGCCGCGCCCCACACTCATCACCCTCGATCTCTCCTACCTCTCACTCACGAGGGCGCTTCCTATAGCCGCAAAGATGCTCGCGCCGGAGGGTGAAGTTCTGGCTCTGTTGAAGCCCCTCTTCGAGGTGGAGAGCGCCCAGGCGCGCCGCAGCGGGCAGGTGGATGATCCGGCGCTGTTGATGGAGGCGCTGCGTCAGGTCTTGGAGGCGGGCGCGGCGGCTGGCCTGACCACGCTGGGCACGGCGAAGCTGGCCCTGCGCCCGCGTCTTGGCGTCTCGGAGTTCTTTGTCTACTTTGGGCGCGGCAAAGGGTATTCACCCTGGCAGTATGACGACGCGGCGCTAACCGAGATCATCACACTGCCAGGCATTGGCTCGGCTGAGGAGGAGGGGTAG
- a CDS encoding RNA polymerase sigma factor, whose amino-acid sequence MFPFALSAIPPPLPDPDASVTAMVERARVGDRAAFTALFHLYNAPICRYLAHVVGNDEAGRDLAQETFFAAWRSLPDLRDPSRFGPWLYRIATNQARSYLRQGRLARWLPWAEPGDPQAAHYPTTAGPEAQVGEAQQVRAALEQLTPKYRMCLLLQLEGGFSQREIARLLHLTEKSVSVYVSRGREEFRRAYQRLEDESSHPMKGGFAR is encoded by the coding sequence ATGTTTCCGTTCGCGCTGAGCGCGATCCCGCCCCCGCTGCCTGATCCTGATGCGTCGGTGACGGCGATGGTGGAGCGGGCGCGGGTTGGAGATCGCGCTGCCTTTACCGCGCTCTTTCATCTGTATAACGCTCCCATCTGTCGCTATCTGGCGCATGTGGTGGGCAACGACGAAGCGGGGCGCGATCTGGCCCAGGAGACGTTCTTTGCAGCCTGGCGCTCCTTACCAGACCTCCGCGATCCCAGTCGTTTTGGTCCCTGGCTCTATCGGATTGCCACGAATCAGGCTCGCTCGTATCTGCGCCAGGGACGGCTGGCGCGCTGGCTGCCCTGGGCCGAACCGGGCGATCCACAGGCGGCCCACTATCCGACCACTGCCGGACCAGAGGCCCAGGTGGGCGAGGCCCAGCAGGTGAGGGCGGCCCTGGAGCAGCTAACGCCGAAATATCGGATGTGTTTGCTCTTGCAGTTGGAGGGCGGCTTTAGCCAGCGCGAGATCGCGCGCCTGCTGCACCTGACCGAAAAGAGCGTCAGCGTCTATGTGAGCCGGGGCCGCGAGGAGTTTCGTCGGGCCTATCAGCGATTGGAGGATGAATCCTCTCACCCCATGAAAGGAGGGTTCGCACGTTGA
- a CDS encoding alpha/beta fold hydrolase → MQVQTPSKVMLAGRAMAYDEVSPPDPKGTVLLLTGLGSKRLGWFKQLKVFGQTYRTIALDHRDTGDSDLASGPYSTADQADDAAAVLKALGVERAHIVGISMGGFISLELTLRHPALVEKLVLTATSAGGPTHVQPGPEMLAMLGRDRRGMDPGEVSRQSYTMIMAPGYAESHPEVMERIVENARYRPQPAEAYMRQLQACTAHNASDRLGQIHVPTLVAHGEVDPLVPVENGKYLAQHIPGARLILYPDTGHIPIIERADEYNRDVLAFLAS, encoded by the coding sequence ATGCAGGTCCAAACCCCCTCGAAAGTGATGCTTGCTGGGCGCGCGATGGCCTATGATGAGGTCAGCCCGCCTGACCCCAAAGGGACGGTCTTATTGCTGACGGGCCTTGGCTCGAAGCGGCTGGGGTGGTTTAAGCAGTTGAAGGTCTTTGGGCAGACGTACCGCACGATTGCGCTGGACCACCGCGATACTGGTGATAGCGATCTGGCGTCCGGCCCATACAGCACTGCGGATCAGGCGGATGACGCTGCGGCGGTGCTGAAGGCGCTGGGCGTGGAGCGCGCCCATATCGTGGGCATTTCGATGGGGGGCTTCATCTCGCTGGAACTGACGCTGCGTCATCCGGCGCTGGTGGAAAAGCTGGTGCTGACCGCTACTTCTGCCGGTGGGCCAACCCATGTGCAGCCTGGGCCGGAGATGCTGGCGATGTTGGGGCGGGATCGGCGGGGGATGGACCCTGGCGAAGTGAGCCGCCAGAGCTATACTATGATCATGGCTCCGGGCTACGCCGAGAGTCACCCGGAGGTCATGGAGCGCATTGTCGAAAACGCGCGCTATCGCCCGCAGCCCGCCGAGGCGTATATGCGCCAGTTACAGGCGTGTACGGCACATAATGCCTCTGATCGGCTGGGCCAGATTCACGTCCCGACGCTGGTGGCGCATGGCGAAGTGGACCCGCTGGTTCCGGTGGAGAACGGGAAGTATCTGGCGCAGCATATCCCCGGCGCGCGGCTCATCCTCTATCCCGATACGGGGCATATCCCCATTATCGAGCGCGCCGACGAGTATAACCGCGATGTGCTGGCTTTCCTGGCGAGCTAA
- the dprA gene encoding DNA-processing protein DprA, with protein MPETEPPARQPSLPGAEAEREDEAAPTDGLPTRAGGLSAEELACWVAFTRVRGIGPKRFGDLLSFFGSAAAAWRAGRADLLAARLDARATEALLAQRAKGPAPEAELEALARRGIRAVSQADPDYPELLREIYLPPILLYVRGTLAPEDAWAVAMVGTRKATSYGFQVAEHLARGLASNKVTVISGLARGIDTAAHKAALAATDGRTIAVLGCGLDVIYPPENAKLAARICEQGALVSEFPLGTQPEPTNFPIRNRVISGLSLGVVVVEAPRSSGALITTRFALDQNRQVFAVPGHIYSKASEGTNALIQAGAKLVMSVKDILEELKLQQAPQQEMRALLPATGVEGALLALLAAAPEPLHIDELCRASSMPAAEVTSALLLMQLKGMVQDVGNATYAQAR; from the coding sequence ATGCCTGAAACGGAGCCGCCCGCGCGCCAGCCTTCCCTGCCAGGGGCTGAGGCTGAGCGCGAGGATGAGGCCGCGCCAACGGATGGTCTGCCCACCCGCGCAGGAGGGCTGAGCGCGGAGGAACTGGCCTGCTGGGTGGCTTTCACACGGGTGCGCGGCATCGGGCCGAAGCGGTTTGGCGATTTGCTCAGCTTCTTTGGCTCCGCCGCCGCTGCCTGGCGCGCCGGGCGCGCTGATCTGCTGGCCGCCAGGCTGGATGCCCGCGCCACCGAGGCGCTGCTGGCGCAGCGGGCGAAGGGACCAGCGCCAGAGGCCGAACTGGAGGCGCTGGCCCGGCGCGGCATCCGGGCGGTCTCGCAGGCCGACCCGGATTACCCCGAACTGCTGCGCGAAATCTATCTGCCCCCGATCCTGCTCTACGTGCGCGGCACGCTTGCCCCTGAAGACGCCTGGGCAGTTGCTATGGTGGGTACGCGCAAGGCGACCTCCTATGGCTTTCAGGTGGCGGAGCATCTGGCGCGCGGGCTTGCCAGCAATAAAGTGACGGTTATCAGCGGGCTGGCGCGCGGTATTGATACTGCCGCGCATAAGGCGGCGCTGGCTGCGACTGACGGGCGAACTATCGCGGTGCTGGGCTGTGGCCTGGACGTGATCTATCCGCCCGAAAACGCGAAACTGGCGGCGCGCATCTGCGAGCAGGGCGCGCTGGTTTCGGAGTTTCCGCTGGGTACACAGCCCGAACCGACGAACTTCCCTATCCGCAACCGGGTGATCAGCGGGCTATCCCTGGGGGTGGTCGTGGTGGAAGCGCCCCGGTCCAGCGGCGCGCTGATTACGACGCGCTTTGCGCTGGATCAGAATCGCCAGGTCTTTGCTGTTCCCGGCCACATCTACAGCAAGGCCAGCGAGGGGACGAATGCGCTTATTCAGGCGGGCGCGAAGCTGGTCATGAGCGTCAAGGATATTCTGGAGGAGCTAAAGCTCCAGCAGGCTCCGCAGCAGGAGATGCGGGCGCTGCTGCCTGCTACCGGCGTGGAGGGCGCGCTGCTGGCGCTGCTGGCCGCCGCGCCAGAGCCTCTGCATATTGACGAACTCTGCCGGGCTTCCAGCATGCCTGCGGCGGAAGTCACCAGCGCGCTGCTGCTGATGCAGCTAAAAGGCATGGTGCAGGACGTTGGAAACGCGACTTACGCGCAGGCGAGGTAG